The Anaerolineales bacterium nucleotide sequence AGACGCATGCCATCGTGCGCCACGGGTTGGACCAGCTGCTCCCCCGGGAGATCGAGCTGGTGCACGGGCCGGGATGCCCGGTGTGTGTCACGCCGCTGGAATTGATCGACAAGGCGCTGGCGATCGCCGCCCAGCCGAATGTGATCTTCACCTCCTTCGGCGACATGCTGCGCGTGCCGGGCTCCGGCCAGGATCTGTTTCACGTGCGCGCCGCC carries:
- a CDS encoding hydrogenase formation protein HypD — translated: MKYLTEFREAALTRVVLDEIARAVTRPWVIMEICGGQTHAIVRHGLDQLLPREIELVHGPGCPVCVTPLELIDKALAIAAQPNVIFTSFGDMLRVPGSGQDLFHVRAA